A DNA window from Leishmania panamensis strain MHOM/PA/94/PSC-1 chromosome 27 sequence contains the following coding sequences:
- a CDS encoding hypothetical protein (TriTrypDB/GeneDB-style sysID: LpmP.27.1210), whose product MSSASILELSKQLLQLDSQAKYLRSEVEYLRSTKRSLEVSDVTQGKLSEMRESTDSIAKSRSQRSRASTQRSAAACDVKISLPQDFIDDLTHKCGDVDASIRSHKELVREKEALQALLAKAEDSTEAAEQEYISTAEVAGMDSDGTSRSAAGLQKKSEYNKALMDTAAVYRQRENARIQLEGQSRELLRLAAILQETTDAEGQRAEAAGVLAERKAKLAALRHECDMVARATARRDKIAEKTRLGLTEEDYVRHSNFDRRVALHELSKEDNLIKENNLAIRYRAMQITKIQMHLELVGGAIIGDVMEGKERVDAEIVDELVKEINGLYDSYLLATLRMDTVDCGIEKMVWRASALQQAKDYTVVEMGRFRQEHRRYLNELQNILDMEHSANAKFITRLQNQMDALYRKSTRKEKPMSEANREAASNACL is encoded by the coding sequence CAGCTCGACAGCCAGGCGAAATACCTTCGCAGCGAGGTGGAGTATCTGCGTTCCACAAAGCGCTCCCTCGAAGTGTCAGATGTGACTCAGGGCAAGCTGTCGGAGATGCGGGAGAGCACAGACAGCATTGCCAAGTCCAGGTCGCAGCGCTCTCGTGCCtcgacgcagcgcagcgctgctgcttgcgaTGTCAAGATCTCTCTTCCACAGGATTTTATTGATGATCTGACGCACAAGTGCGGTGACGTGGATGCTTCCATCAGATCGCACAAGGAGCtggtgagggagaaggaggctcTGCAGGCCCTCCTAGCCAAGGCTGAGGACAGCACAGAGGCGGCTGAGCAGGAGTACATCAGCACTGCGGAAGTGGCTGGCATGGACTCTGACGGGACGTCGCGCTCTGCGGCCGGCCTCCAAAAGAAGAGTGAGTACAACAAGGCCTTGATGGATACCGCAGCGGTGTACCGCCAGCGCGAGAACGCGCGCATTCAGTTGGAGGGTCAGTCtcgcgagctgctgcgccttgcTGCTATTCTGCAGGAGACAACCGATGCGGAGGGCCAGCGCGCTGAGGCTGCCGGGGTACTCGCCGAGCGCAAGGCAAAgcttgcggcgctgcgtcacgAGTGCGACATGGTGGCACGTGCGACTGCCCGCAGAGACAAGATCGCCGAGAAGACGCGGCTCGGCCTCACCGAGGAGGACTACGTCCGACACAGCAACTTTGACCGCCGCGTCGCGCTGCACGAGCTGTCCAAAGAGGACAACCTCATCAAGGAGAATAACCTGGCTATTCGCTACCGCGCCATGCAAATCACAAAGATTCAGATGCACCTCGAGCTGGTCGGTGGTGCCATCATCGGTGATGTCATGGAGGGGAAGGAGCGCGTCGATGCGGAGATTGTCGATGAACTAGTGAAGGAGATCAACGGGTTGTACGATTCCTACCTCCTGGCAACCCTTCGCATGGACACTGTCGACTGCGGGATTGAGAAGATGGTGTGGCGCGCCTCTGCGTTGCAGCAAGCGAAGGACTACACGGTTGTGGAGATGGGACGCTTCCGCCAAGAACATCGCCGTTACCTCAACGAGCTGCAGAATATTCTCGATATGGAGCACAGTGCGAATGCCAAATTTATCACCAGGCTGCAGAATCAGATGGATGCTCTCTATAGGAAGTCTACCCGTAAGGAGAAGCCGATGTCGGAGGCGAACCGCGAGGCTGCCTCCAATGCTTGCTTGTGA